One window from the genome of Gambusia affinis linkage group LG14, SWU_Gaff_1.0, whole genome shotgun sequence encodes:
- the mrpl36 gene encoding 39S ribosomal protein L36, mitochondrial, whose translation MGPLLLKHLAASLSRQVLQMSRFNPTVSTAAASAYRCLWTVAAAPRSMLLLAARVTPLPSSVLPVQGAPSLLRLPGAHPSAGMKTKSALKKRCKDCFFVRRRGRLYVYCKTHPRHKQRQG comes from the coding sequence ATGGGTCCCCTCTTGCTGAAGCACCTGGCTGCCTCGCTGAGTCGACAGGTTCTCCAGATGAGCCGTTTCAATCCCACCGTCTCCACGGCAGCGGCGAGTGCGTACAGGTGTCTGTGGACGGTCGCGGCCGCCCCGCGCTCGATGCTCCTGCTGGCGGCCAGAGTTACGCCTCTTCCGTCGTCTGTCCTCCCGGTCCAGGGCGCGCCGTCCCTGCTGCGTCTTCCCGGGGCCCATCCCTCGGCGGGGATGAAGACCAAGTCGGCCCTGAAAAAGCGCTGCAAAGACTGCTTCTTTGTCCGAAGGAGGGGGCGCTTGTATGTGTACTGCAAGACGCACCCGAGACACAAGCAGAGGCAGGGCTGA